In Carya illinoinensis cultivar Pawnee chromosome 9, C.illinoinensisPawnee_v1, whole genome shotgun sequence, the following are encoded in one genomic region:
- the LOC122275664 gene encoding probable zinc transporter 10: MATYLLKLISIFFVLISAFPPQALSECQTESNSCNNKTRALPLKIIAIVSILVTSMIGVSLPLVTRSIPALQPDRNLFLIIKSFAAGIILGTGFMHVLPDSFDMLWSDCLKENPWHKFPFSGFLAMLSAIVTLMVDSLATCIYSRKCTTGVTPDNNINAVGGDQEMAVVSTGHVHARGHHHGAKAGSGETRLLRYRVVAMVLELGIVVHSIVIGLSLGASNNTCSIKGLVAALCFHQMFEGMGLGGSILQAEYKFLKKAIMVFFFSVTTPFGIALGIALSKTYQENSPSALITVGLLNASSAGLLIYMALVDLLAADFMGPRMQASMKLQIKSYMAVLLGAGGMSLMAKWA; encoded by the exons ATGGCGACTTACCTTCTCAAGCTCATCTCCATCTTCTTCGTCCTCATTTCTGCCTTCCCACCGCAAGCTCTTTCCGAATGCCAGACAGAGTCGAACTCTTGCAACAATAAGACTAGAGCGTTGCCCCTTAAGATCATTGCTATAGTCTCCATCCTAGTTACTAGCATGATTGGGGTGTCTTTGCCCCTTGTTACACGCTCAATCCCAGCCTTACAGCCCGATCGAAATCTGTTTTTGATCATTAAATCCTTCGCTGCAGGCATTATACTTGGAACCGGGTTCATGCACGTTTTGCCTGACTCTTTTGATATGTTATGGTCGGATTGCTTGAAAGAGAACCCCTGGCACAAGTTCCCATTTTCAGGGTTTCTGGCCATGTTGTCTGCAATAGTGACCCTAATGGTGGATTCTCTGGCCACTTGCATTTATAGCCGGAAATGCACCACCGGAGTTACTCCAGACAATAATATTAATGCTGTCGGGGGAGATCAAGAAATGGCTGTTGTGAGCACCGGGCATGTCCATGCTCGCGGCCACCATCATGGGGCAAAGGCTGGAAGTGGAGAGACACGACTTTTACGTTATCGTGTTGTCGCCATG GTGCTAGAATTGGGTATTGTTGTTCATTCAATCGTGATAGGGCTTTCGCTAGGTGCCTCAAACAACACCTGTTCAATAAAAGGTCTCGTGGCTGCCCTTTGCTTCCATCAAATGTTTGAAGGGATGGGTCTTGGGGGTTCCATTCTCCAG GCAGAGTACAAGTTCTTAAAGAAGGCTATCATGGTGTTCTTCTTCTCCGTGACAACCCCATTTGGGATTGCCTTGGGGATCGCGTTGTCGAAAACGTACCAAGAGAATAGCCCTAGCGCTTTGATAACGGTGGGACTGCTTAATGCATCATCGGCTGGACTTTTGATCTACATGGCTTTAGTTGATCTTCTTGCAGCGGATTTTATGGGTCCAAGGATGCAGGCTAGCATGAAGCTCCAGATCAAATCTTACATGGCAGTTCTTTTGGGTGCTGGCGGCATGTCTTTGATGGCAAAATGGGCTTGA
- the LOC122276465 gene encoding O-fucosyltransferase 23 gives MDLPSNHKHSKFSGRYLNSIACRCVVLVVIALVIRAVLVPTFSGFGWIEQQNLVFIQNRSLLLSSEFGIRKDKFLEVPQIAWGLNNQKIAFARACLTARILNRTLLMPSLSASLFYKEIDLLQPISFDKVFQFEKFNSLCNGFVRLGRYSDLSNRTGIFELQKGSGRKWTIERDLDQLRQHRNDTTDGHEVIRIVGKNPFLWRDHWPVNDYARVFECLVLVDEIAKEADKVVSKIREKEMEVTRKTESVQHGISSESTTFQRVPYVAVHMRIEIDWMIHCKKLEQRLNTSQICSSKEEITERVGNIMDLKTPTVVYLAVADSLLKDSSILNGWKEGLLPLEKKKLGVDGIYRKYPYLIQSAIDYEVCLRADVFVGNSFSTFSSLIVLERTHKMIKEGITRSCGMDVRWPSYAYNILGESKGPHRWMTNMSDSSLQAISYGSNDISSC, from the coding sequence ATGGACTTACCGTCTAATCACAAACATTCCAAATTCTCTGGCCGGTATTTGAATTCCATAGCATGCAGATGTGTTGTTTTGGTTGTGATTGCTCTGGTTATTAGAGCTGTTCTGGTTCCTACATTCTCTGGCTTTGGTTGGATTGAGCAGCAGAACTTGGTCTTCATCCAAAACCGCTCTCTGTTATTGAGTTCTGAATTTGGAATTCGGAAAGATAAATTCTTGGAGGTTCCTCAGATTGCATGGGGTCTAAACAATCAAAAAATTGCATTTGCAAGAGCTTGTCTAACTGCGAGAATTCTGAACCGAACTCTTTTGATGCCTAGCTTAAGTGCTTCCCTGTTCTACAAAGAAATTGACCTCCTGCAACCCATTTCCTTCGATAAGGTGTTCCAATTCGAGAAGTTCAATTCACTTTGCAATGGATTTGTCAGACTGGGTCGTTACTCCGATCTTTCGAATCGGACAGGGATCTTTGAGCTTCAAAAGGGAAGCGGAAGGAAGTGGACAATTGAGAGAGATTTAGATCAACTGAGACAGCATAGAAACGACACTACTGATGGGCATGAGGTAATTCGAATAGTTGGGAAGAACCCATTTTTATGGCGCGATCATTGGCCTGTTAATGACTATGCCCGGGTCTTTGAGTGCTTAGTTTTGGTTGATGAGATAGCAAAGGAAGCGGATAAAGTTGTATCCAAGATtagagagaaagaaatggaGGTAACAAGAAAAACTGAATCTGTACAACATGGTATCAGTTCTGAGAGTACTACGTTTCAGCGAGTGCCTTATGTAGCCGTCCACATGAGAATAGAGATAGACTGGATGATTCACTGTAAGAAATTAGAGCAGAGATTAAACACTAGCCAAATTTGTAGCAGCAAGGAAGAGATTACGGAAAGAGTGGGAAACATTATGGACCTAAAGACTCCAACTGTGGTTTACCTTGCTGTGGCTGACAGTCTTCTCAAAGATTCTTCTATATTGAATGGATGGAAAGAAGGCTTGCTTCCTTTGGAGAAGAAGAAACTGGGCGTTGATGGAATTTACAGGAAGTATCCATATCTCATTCAGTCGGCAATTGATTATGAAGTGTGCTTAAGGGCTGACGTCTTTGTGGGGAACAGCTTTTCTACTTTTTCGAGTCTTATTGTTCTTGAGAGAACACACAAGATGATCAAAGAAGGCATCACAAGATCGTGTGGGATGGATGTAAGGTGGCCGTCttatgcatataatatattagggGAATCGAAGGGCCCTCATAGATGGATGACAAATATGTCTGATTCAAGCCTTCAAGCAATTAGCTATGGCTCTAATGACATCTCTTCTTGTTGA
- the LOC122276481 gene encoding E3 ubiquitin-protein ligase HEL1-like has product MEGRAILHDEFSANLVREEDEEDFRSCCEDEEVWKETEEPVKEESKKDLDEFSAKMFFKGISIADVGDSGSGISGIGVVMERSANAPVLRVQKKLDFYVEESVANYLALMDGLVEASLNDIRRVYAFTDSQLLYDQINHEERHEIPLLIALRERILEHASNLEAFVLKLIPSADMEQPLHLAQVAIGVVSFASQGKLLENCSICCEDKLSLMMMTMKCSHKFCSNCMRTYVDGKVQSSQVPIRCPQLRCKYYISATECKSFLPLSSYVSLERALAEANVLHSDRIYCPFSNCSVLLDPRECLSARASSSSQSDNNSVECPVCQRFICVECGVPWHSSMSCEEYQNLPLEERDSADITLYRLAQSKRWRRCQQCRRMIELAQGCYHMTCWCGHEFCYSCGAEYRDGEQTCQCAFWDEGNSEDYTQSMQESEQWAWETFNSPPMIMDAYSDQEKSQLALIQRFLAGGFSLSDHHPYQSPPSCTDSYVDAMKDLHQLPWLERFVSVISDNSYEDYIQ; this is encoded by the exons ATGGAGGGTCGGGCAATTCTTCACGATGAATTTTCTGCGAATTTAGTCAGGGAAGAAGATGAGGAAGATTTTCGGAGTTGTTGCGAGGATGAGGAAGTATGGAAGGAGACTGAAGAACCTGTGAAGGAAGAGTCAAAAAAAGATCTTGATGAATTTTCAGCGAAGATGTTCTTCAAGGGCATTTCGATAGCTGATGTTGGGGACTCTGGTTCTGGGATTTCTGGAATTGGGGTGGTAATGGAAAGATCAGCCAATGCTCCTGTTCTTCGGGTGCAGAAAAAGCTCGATTTTTATGTTGAGGAATCGGTCGCTAATTACTTGGCTCTGATGGATGGTCTGGTGGAGGCTTCCCTAAACGACATCCGTCGGGTATATGCTTTTACCGATTCTCAGCTGTTGTATGACCAG ATAAACCACGAGGAAAGGCATGAGATCCCGCTTCTGATAGCACTTAGGGAAAGGATTCTAGAACATGCCAGTAATCTTGAAGcttttgttttgaaacttaTCCCCAGTGCTGATATGGAGCAACCTTTGCATTTAGCTCAAGTGGCAATCGGTGTTGTCTCCTTTGCTTCCCAGGGTAAATTGCTTGAGAACTGTTCCATTTGTTGTGAGGACAAGTTATCACTGATGATGATGACCATGAAATGTTCTCACAAGTTTTGCTCGAATTGTATGAGAACCTATGTTGATGGAAAAGTGCAGTCCTCTCAAGTCCCAATAAGATGCCCTCAGTTGAGATGCAAATATTACATCTCTGCCACTGAGTGCAAATCGTTCCTTCCACTATCTTCCTATGTGTCTTTAGAGAGAGCACTTGCAGAAGCAAATGTCCTCCACTCAGATAGAATCTACTGCCCATTCTCAAATTGTTCTGTCCTGCTAGATCCTCGTGAATGTTTGTCTGCTAGAGCAAGCTCATCAAGTCAATCAGATAATAACTCTGTCGAGTGCCCAGTCTGCCAGAGGTTTATCTGTGTGGAATGTGGTGTTCCTTGGCATTCTTCGATGAGCTGTGAAGAGTACCAGAACCTTCCATTGGAGGAGAGAGATTCAGCAGACATTACTTTGTATCGCTTGGCACAAAGTAAAAGGTGGAGACGTTGTCAGCAATGCCGCAGGATGATTGAGCTTGCTCAAGGTTGCTATCACATGACCTGCTG GTGTGGGCATGAGTTCTGCTATTCTTGTGGAGCAGAATATAGGGATGGCGAACAGACCTGTCAGTGTGCCTTTTGGGATGAAGGGAACTCTGAAGACTATACCCAATCTATGCAAGAGTCAGAACAATGGGCTTGGGAGACTTTCAATTCGCCGCCTATGATTATGGATGCATACTCAGACCAAGAAAAATCACAGCTGGCTCTGATCCAAAGGTTCCTTGCCGGTGGATTTAGTTTGAGTGACCATCACCCTTACCAATCCCCACCTAGCTGTACAGACTCCTATGTAGATGCCATGAAGGATCTCCATCAACTTCCTTGGCTTGAAAGGTTTGTTTCTGTGATAAGCGATAACTCTTATGAAGACTATATACAATGA
- the LOC122275770 gene encoding protein argonaute 2-like, whose product MDGGGGYRGRGRDGSERGDSVERGGPRGNYSARARDGGGGGGWRGIGGGSHQQRPWRTGAQGWEEKQRQQQGDSIVESGHWRSQVVGTTSVGGSGEGSNSVGGGSRGAWRRGGDNRVGELSWRSDSTDIEPSRPEQQRVVNNVESGQWRAPAVGSALVGGSGEGSSSLCGGGREAWRRGGDNRGGEVSWRSDHNAEPSPEQQRGNANVESVHWRAPAVGGSGENSSRVGGGSRGAWRRGGDNRGGGEAWRSDSNVEPSPEEQRGEPNVESGRWRAPVVGPTHVGSSGEGSSSAGGGSRGTWRCGGDNRGGGEAWRSGTGKSPWIAAPPVQRQPQRFPPERVADPILPELQSLKMSEKVTTFQSESLEDSNRNFPVKRPDEGGTLATQTTRLCVNHFPVKFSPDTVIMHYDLNIKPEVPLKNGRPLKVSKPNLLMIRNKLSSDDPVRFPLSLTAYDGEKNIFSAVSLPTGKFYVQLPEGEDTKGGSYVVTIKLVNELKLCKLRDYLCGYLLSIPRDILQGLDLVMKENPARKMIAVGRSFFPRVPREGDDLRCGILASRGFQHSLRPTSQGLAMCLDYSVLAFRKRMPVIDFLRENIVGFVMHDFGRFRREVDRALKGLKVNVTHRKTKQKFIIRGLTFNNTSRILFDVEDPEGKISTRRIRIVDYFRDKYDKEILYKDIPCLDLGKGNKKNDVPMEFCVLVEGQRYPKEHLNRHAAIMLKDMSLAKPKVRKDEICSMVCSKDGPFGYVNTKLLLFILWRYGSKFWTESRFEHDRSYRTHY is encoded by the exons ATGGATGGAGGAGGCGGGTACAGAGGAAGAGGCAGAGATGGAAGTGAAAGAGGAGATTCGGTGGAGAGAGGAGGACCAAGAGGTAATTATAGTGCAAGAGCCAGAGATGGAGGCGGTGGAGGTGGATGGAGAGGAATAGGTGGTGGTAGTCATCAACAGAGGCCGTGGAGGACTGGGGCCCAGGGGTGGGAAGAAAAACAACGACAGCAGCAAGGCGATAGCATTGTTGAATCTGGTCATTGGAGGTCTCAGGTGGTGGGAACTACTTCGGTGGGCGGTTCAGGAGAGGGCTCAAACAGTGTTGGGGGTGGTAGCAGAGGAGCTTGGAGGCGAGGTGGTGATAATAGAGTGGGAGAATTATCGTGGAGGAGTGATAGTACCGACATTGAGCCCTCACGGCCTGAACAGCAGCGAGTTGTTAACAATGTTGAATCCGGTCAGTGGAGGGCTCCGGCTGTGGGATCCGCGTTAGTGGGCGGTTCCGGCGAGGGTTCGAGCAGCTTGTGCGGTGGTGGTAGAGAAGCGTGGAGGCGTGGTGGTGATAATAGAGGGGGAGAAGTATCGTGGAGGAGTGATCATAATGCTGAGCCCTCACCTGAACAGCAGCGAGGTAATGCCAATGTTGAATCGGTCCATTGGAGGGCTCCGGCGGTGGGCGGTTCAGGCGAGAACTCGAGCAGAGTTGGCGGTGGTAGTAGAGGAGCGTGGAGGCGTGGTGGTGATAATAGAGGCGGAGGAGAAGCGTGGAGGAGTGATAGTAATGTTGAACCCTCACCTGAAGAGCAGCGGGGTGAACCCAATGTTGAATCGGGCCGTTGGAGGGCTCCGGTGGTGGGACCCACGCATGTGGGCAGTTCAGGAGAGGGTTCGAGTAGCGCTGGCGGTGGTAGTAGAGGAACGTGGAGGTGTGGCGGTGATAATAGAGGGGGAGGAGAAGCGTGGAGGAGTGGGACAGGGAAGAGTCCGTGGATTGCTGCACCACCTGTACAGCGTCAGCCCCAGAGATTTCCACCTGAACGCGTAGCTG atCCCATTCTTCCAGAACTGCAATCTCTGAAAATGTCAGAGAAGGTGACAACTTTTCAATCTGAATCTCTAGAAGATTCAAACAGAAATTTTCCTGTGAAACGACCTGATGAAGGTGGCACACTAGCTACCCAAACTACTAGGCTTTGTGTCAATCACTTTCCTGTCAAGTTCAGTCCAGACACTGTTATAATGCACTATGATCTCAATATCAAACCAGAGGTGCCACTCAAGAATGGTCGGCCTCTGAAAGTATCAAAACCAAACCTGTTGATGATCCGGAATAAATTATCTTCTGATGATCCTGTACGATTTCCCTTGTCATTGACTGCATATGATGGCGAGAAGAACATTTTCAGTGCCGTATCGTTGCCCACtggaaaattttatgtgcaacTCCCCGAGGGAGAAGACACAAAGGGTGGTTCATATGTAGTTACCATCAAGCTTGTGAATGAGCTCAAGCTTTGTAAGTTGAGAGATTACTTGTGTGGTTATCTCTTGTCAATCCCCCGTGATATATTGCAAGGATTGGATCTTGTAATGAAAGAGAATCCAGCTAGAAAAATGATCGCAGTTGGCCGAAGTTTTTTCCCAAGAGTACCCAGGGAAGGAGATGATCTTAGATGCGGCATCCTGGCATCTAGAGGGTTTCAACACAGCTTAAGGCCCACCTCCCAAGGTCTAGCCATGTGTCTTGATTACTCAGTTTTGGCATTTCGGAAGCGAATGCCTGTTATAGATTTTCTCCGGGAGAATATTGTCGGttttgttatgcatgattttgGAAGGTTTAGGAGAGAAGTAGATAGGGCACTGAAGGGGCTGAAAGTTAATGTGACTCAcagaaaaaccaaacaaaagttCATCATCAGGGGCTTAACATTCAACAATACAAGTAGGATTCTATTTGATGTAGAAGACCCAGAGGGCAAGATTTCAACAAGGAGAATCAGGATTGTTGACTACTTTAGGGACAAATATGACAAGGAAATTTTGTATAAGGATATTCCCTGCTTGGATTTAGGAAAAGGAAATAAGAAAAACGATGTGCCGATGGAGTTTTGTGTCTTAGTTGAGGGGCAAAGGTATCCAAAGGAGCATTTGAATAGACATGCGGCCATAATGTTGAAGGACATGTCATTAGCAAAACCAAAGGTTAGGAAGGATGAGATATGCAGCATGGTGTGCTCTAAAGACGGACCTTTTGGGTATGTAAATACGAAGCTCCTACTTTTTATTTTG TGGAGGTATGGTTCAAAATTTTGGACTGAAAGTAGATTCGAACATGACAGAAGTTACAGGACGCATTATTGA
- the LOC122276737 gene encoding protein argonaute 2-like has translation MDIFLRLDMLRELLESTKEEAYKIYKGHLQILLCVMSKRDPGYKYLKWISETQVGIVTQCCLSTYANMANDQNLANLAIKINAKLGGSNVELNDPLPHFEDKGHVMFVGADVNHPGSGNTTSPSIAAVVATMNWPAVNRYAARVRPQDHRKERILSFGDMCLELVKNYARLNNVRPDKIVVFRDGVSESQFDMALNEELLDLKRAFQSVKYMPTITLIVAQKRHQTRFFPEGARDRSSLGNISPGTVVDTIVVHPFEFDFYLCSHYGSLGTSKPTHYHVLWDEHGFTSNHLQKLIYDLCFTFARCTKPVSLVPPVYYADLVAYRGRLYFEAMEGHSPAPTASSSTSSTTSSSLSTSSLDQKFNIFKLHPNLENIMYFV, from the coding sequence ATGGATATATTCTTAAGGCTTGACATGCTGCGTGAACTACTTGAAAGCACGAAGGAAGAGGCTTATAAGATTTATAAAGGTCATCTACAAATTCTTCTTTGTGTGATGTCTAAGAGGGATCCTGGTTACAAATATCTCAAGTGGATCTCTGAGACCCAAGTTGGTATTGTGACACAGTGTTGCCTATCCACTTATGCTAACATGGCAAATGACCAGAATCTTGCAAATCTTGCTATCAAGATAAATGCCAAGCTTGGAGGTAGCAATGTAGAGCTTAATGATCCTCTGCCCCACTTTGAGGACAAAGGTCATGTTATGTTTGTAGGGGCTGATGTCAATCATCCTGGTTCAGGGAACACTACAAGTCCATCGATAGCTGCTGTTGTTGCAACCATGAACTGGCCTGCTGTAAATCGCTATGCAGCACGTGTCCGCCCACAAGACCATCGAAAGGAGAGGATTCTGAGTTTTGGGGACATGTGTCTGGAACTTGTCAAAAACTATGCTCGGCTCAACAATGTTAGGCCAGACAAGATTGTGGTCTTTCGTGATGGAGTAAGTGAGAGCCAATTTGATATGGCCCTCAATGAGGAGTTGTTAGATTTGAAGAGGGCATTCCAATCTGTAAAGTACATGCCAACTATTACACTTATTGTTGCCCAAAAGCGACACCAGACTCGTTTCTTTCCGGAGGGTGCCCGGGATAGGAGTTCCCTTGGCAATATATCTCCGGGCACGGTTGTGGACACAATAGTAGTTCATCCATTTGAGTTCGACTTCTATCTTTGTAGTCACTATGGAAGCCTTGGGACAAGCAAGCCCACGCACTACCATGTCCTATGGGATGAGCATGGGTTCACTTCTAACCATTTGCAAAAGCTCATATATGATCTCTGTTTTACCTTTGCTCGGTGCACTAAACCTGTATCGCTAGTCCCACCGGTCTATTATGCTGATCTTGTTGCTTATAGAGGACGCCTCTATTTCGAGGCAATGGAGGGACATTCCCCAGCTCCAACAGCATCCTCTTCCACTTCTTCAACGACATCTTCTTCATTGTCAACATCGTCACTTGATCAAAAATTCAATATCTTCAAGTTGCATCCCAATCTGGAAAATATaatgtattttgtttag